DNA sequence from the Sulfolobales archaeon genome:
GTCCTATACATATGCTGAGAGAGCCTATATCCTCTGAGTGTCCCCACTATAGGGTTGAGAGTGTTAGCGGGGGTTATGTAGCCCTCTGCAACGTGCTTAAAAGGCCTCTCACAAAGTATGAGGCTAGGCTGTGCTCGCTATATTGGAGGGATTGTCCATATGTGAATATAGTTAGGGCTTCAAGCTAGATGTAATCTAAATGGATCTGATCCTCATACCCTGAGAGATCCTCACCAGGATAGCTCTTCCAGCCTCCACAATACCTGGTATATCAACACCCGTTGGGCATGGGGGTACACATGCGTAGCATAGGAGACATGTGTAGAGGTATTCAGCCGTCTTCTCCGAGTATATGCCGTTTAGGAGTAGACCAACAACCCTCACCCTACCCCTAGGCCCATACCCCCTCTCACCCGTCTCTGCTAGGGTTGGGCATGATGATTCGCAGAAGCCGCAGAAAACACATTTGCTGAACTCCTCCCTAGCCTTAGCAATAGGATCATATCTTACCCCTTGCCTCATATGGGATCACCCTACCGGGATTCAAGATCCATTTAGGGTCGAAGACCCTTTTAATCCCAGCCATCAGCTCTAGCGTGTGCTCTGAGTTTCTATTCCTAAGTTCTATTAGTAGCAGCTCTAGCTTCATAGATCCTATCCCATGCTCTGAGCTTGATGTGCCCCCTAGCTTGAGGGCTTCAACAACTATATCCTTTGCTATGCTCATCACAACAGATCTATCGCTGGGATCCTCTAGATCACCCTCTATATGTGGATGTAGATTTCCATCTCCCAGATGACCCCCCAACTCGATCTCCCTACCATATCTCCTCTCGATCTCCCTGATCCTAGAGATGAACTCCGGGATCTTGGATATAGGCACAGCTGTGTCCTCAGCTATTACATGCTTACGCTTCTTCAGCCTAACATAAGATGGGAACATAGATCTCCTGAATCTATATATCTCCTCAAACCCCTCCTCACCACTCATAGCAGTTGCTATATATATAGAGCCGCTGCTCCTAGCAAAGTCCCTCAGCATATTGATGAGCCTCTCAGCCTCATCCCTGGAATCTGCCTCTAGATCCACTATGATTGTATGGCCAACAGGTATATTAATACCAGTATTTCTTATCACCTTCTCAGCAACCCTATCCTCCATATACTCAGCCACAAGAGGAACCCTACCCCTTCTAACTTT
Encoded proteins:
- a CDS encoding (Fe-S)-binding protein — protein: MRQGVRYDPIAKAREEFSKCVFCGFCESSCPTLAETGERGYGPRGRVRVVGLLLNGIYSEKTAEYLYTCLLCYACVPPCPTGVDIPGIVEAGRAILVRISQGMRIRSI
- a CDS encoding FAD-linked oxidase C-terminal domain-containing protein, yielding KVRRGRVPLVAEYMEDRVAEKVIRNTGINIPVGHTIIVDLEADSRDEAERLINMLRDFARSSGSIYIATAMSGEEGFEEIYRFRRSMFPSYVRLKKRKHVIAEDTAVPISKIPEFISRIREIERRYGREIELGGHLGDGNLHPHIEGDLEDPSDRSVVMSIAKDIVVEALKLGGTSSSEHGIGSMKLELLLIELRNRNSEHTLELMAGIKRVFDPKWILNPGRVIPYEARGKI